Proteins encoded in a region of the Macaca mulatta isolate MMU2019108-1 chromosome X, T2T-MMU8v2.0, whole genome shotgun sequence genome:
- the LOC701347 gene encoding peptidyl-prolyl cis-trans isomerase D (The RefSeq protein has 3 substitutions compared to this genomic sequence): MSHPSPQVKPSNPSNPRVFFDVDIGGERVGRIVLELFADIVPKTAENFRALCTGEKGIGPTTGKPLHFKGCPFHRIIKKFMIQGGDFSNQNGTGGESIYGEKFEDENFHYKHDREGLLSMANAGRNTNGSQFFITTVPTPHLDGKHVVFGQVIKGIGVTRILENVEVKGEKPAKLCIIAECGELKEGDDWGIFPKDGSGDSHPDFPEDADVDLKDVDKILLITEDLKNIGNTFFKSQNWEMAIKKYAKVLRYVDSSKAVIETADRAKLQPIALSCVLNIGACKLKMSNWQGAIDSCLEALEIDPSNTKALYRRAQGWQGLKEYDQALADLKKAQEIAPEDKAIQAELLKVKQKIKAQKDKEKAVYAKMFA, from the coding sequence ATGTCGCATCCGTCCCCCCAAGTCAAGCCCTCCAACCCCAGTAACCCTCGAGTCTTCTTTGACGTGGACATAGGAGGGGAGCGAGTTGGTCGAATTGTCTTAGAATTGTTTGCAGATATTGTACCCAAAACTGCGGAAAATTTTCGTGCACTGTGTACAGGAGAAAAAGGCATTGGACCCACGACTGGGAAACCTCTCCATTTCAAAGGATGCCCTTTTCATCGAATTATTAAGAAATTTATGATTCAGGGTGGAGACTTCTCAAATCAGAATGGGACAGGTGGAGAAAGTATTTATGGTGAAAAATTTGAAGATGAAAATTTCCACTATAAGCATGATCGGGAGGGTTTACTGAGCATGGCAAACGCAGGCCGCAACACAAATGGTTCTCAGTTTTTTATCACAACAGTTCCAACTCCTCATTTGGATGggaaacatgtggtgtttggccaAGTAATTAAAGGAATAGGAGTGACAAGGATAttggaaaatgtggaagtgaaagGTGAAAAACCTGCTAAATTGTGCATTATTGCAGAATGTGGAGAATTGAAGGAAGGAGATGACTGGGGAATATTCCCAAAAGATGGCTCTGGCGACAGTCATCCAGATTTCCCTGAGGATGCGGATGTAGATTTAAAAGACGtagataaatttttattaataacagaagacttaaaaaatattggaaatacTTTTTTCAAATCCCAGAACTGGGAGATGGCcattaaaaaatatgcaaaagttTTAAGATACGTGGACAGTTCAAAGGCTGTTATTGAGACAGCAGATAGAGCCAAGCTGCAACCTATAGCTTTAAGCTGTGTACTGAATATTGGTGCTTGTAAACTGAAGATGTCAAATTGGCAGGGAGCAATTGACAGTTGTTTGGAGGCTCTTGAAATAGACCCATCAAATACCAAAGCATTGTACCGCAGAGCTCAAGGATGGCAAAGATTAAAAGAATATGATCAAGCATTGGCTGATCTTAAGAAAGCACAGGAGATAGCACCAGAAGATAAAGCTATCCAGGCAGAACTGCTGAAAGTCAAACAACAGAtaaaggcacagaaagataaagagaagGCAGTATATGCAAAAATGTTTGCTTAG